From a single Theropithecus gelada isolate Dixy chromosome 10, Tgel_1.0, whole genome shotgun sequence genomic region:
- the LOC112633747 gene encoding breakpoint cluster region protein-like, whose translation MQRGCRPPVLWPKQGCQDTENISSSRRRQRSKVPYIVRQCMEEIERRGMEEVGIYRVSGVATDIQALKAAFDVNNKDMSVMTSEMDVNGIAGTLKLYFRELPEPLFTDEFYPNFTEGIALSDPVAKESCMLNLLLSLLEANLLTFLFLLDHLKSMAEKEAVNKMSLYNLTAVFGPTLLHPSEKESKLPANPSQPIIMTDSWSLEIMSQVQVLLYFLQLEAIPAPDSKRQSIPLSTEV comes from the exons ATGCAGAGAGGGTGCAGGCCTCCTGTGTTGTGGCCCAAGCAGGGCTGTCAGGACACTGAGAACATTTCCTCCTCCCGCAGGAGACAGAGGTCCAAGGTGCCCTACATCGTACGCCAGTGCATGGAGGAGATCGAGCGCCGAGGCATGGAGGAGGTGGGCATCTACCGCGTGTCCGGAGTGGCCACGGACATCCAGGCGCTGAAGGCAGCCTTCGACGTCA ATAACAAGGACATGTCGGTGATGACGAGCGAGATGGACGTGAATGGCATCGCAGGCACGCTGAAGCTGTACTTCCGTGAGCTGCCCGAGCCCCTCTTCACCGATGAGTTCTACCCTAACTTCACCGAGGGCATCG CTCTTTCAGACCCGGTTGCAAAGGAGAGCTGCATGCTCAACCTGCTGCTGTCCCTGCTGGAGGCCAACCTGCtcaccttccttttccttctggacCACCTGAAAAG TATGGCAGAGAAGGAGGCAGTCAATAAGATGTCCCTGTACAACCTCACCGCTGTCTTTGGCCCCACACTGCTCCATCCCTCCGAGAAGGAGAGCAAGCTCCCTGCCAATCCAAGCCAGCCCATCATCATGACTGACAGCTGGTCCTTAGAGATCATGTCCCAG GTCCAGGTGCTGCTGTACTtcctgcagctggaggccatcccTGCCCCGGACAGCAAGAGACAGAGCATCCCCCTCTCCACTGAAGTCTAA
- the LOC112633754 gene encoding 40S ribosomal protein S10-like: protein MLMPKKRLAIYELLFKEEVTVVKKDVHLPKHLELADKNVPNVHVMKAMQSFKSGGYYMKEQFAWRHFYCYLINEGIQYLRDYLHLPPEIVPATLHCSRPGTGRPSPKGLEGERPARLTRGEADRDTYRGSAVPPGADKKAQAGTESTTEFQFTGGFGRGRSQPPQ from the exons ATGCTTATGCCTAAGAAGAGGCTTGCCATTTATGAACTCCTTTTTAAGGAGGAAGTCACCGTGGTCAAGAAGGATGTCCACCTGCCTAAGCACCTGGAACTGGCAGATAAGAATGTgcc caACGTTCATGTCATGAAGGCCATGCAGTCTTTCAAGTCCGGAGGCTACTACATGAAGGAACAGTTTGCCTGGAGACATTTCTACTGCTACCTTATCAATGAGGGTATCCAGTATCTTCGTGATTATCTTCATCTGCCCCCGGAGATTGTGCCTGCCACCCTACACTGCAGCCGTCCAGGGACTGGCAGGCCTAGTCCTAAAGGTCTGGAGGGTGAGCGACCTGCAAGACTCACAAGAGGGGAAGCCGACAGAGATACATACAGAGGGAGTGCTGTGCCTCCTGGTGCTGACAAGAAAGCCCAGGCTGGGACTGAGTCAACAACCGAATTCCAGTTTACAGGCGGATTTGGTCGTGGACGCAGTCAGCCACCTCAGTAA